In the Zingiber officinale cultivar Zhangliang chromosome 5A, Zo_v1.1, whole genome shotgun sequence genome, GGCACACAACTGGAACTGATGTGCTCTGGGCTGGTTTGCCAATGGTAACACTTCCCTTGGAGAAAATGGCTACCAGAGTGGCCGGGTCTCTTTGTCTGGCCACTGGAGTAGGGGAGGAGATGATTGTTGACAGGTGATTCATGTGGTTCTACAATTTTCTTGTTCTACTAGTTAAGACTGAGTCACAATTCACTAACTTTGATTTTGTGTTATATTATTAGCTTAAAAGAATACGAAGAAAGAGCAGTAGGTTTGGCAGAAAATCCTGCAAGGCTTCTGGCGCTTTCTAATAGGCTAAAGGAAGTTCGGATGACTTGCCCACTGTTTGACACTAAAAGATGGGTAAGTTAAATCCAGCCGCACTTATCATGCTTGTAGATTATATTATATGCACAGAGATAGGCAAGATTTTCGTATCACGCACCAACTTGCTGTTTTTAtcgttaaaaattttcaaaacctaTACATTTTCTTGTCAAACCCAGAATACCCCATAAGGCGTTTTGACACGAAACACCTTGATGGAGCAAAAGAAGTCTAAATTACAAACTAAGATAAAGTTGTTTTGGTCCATTAAGGTGTTTCAAGGCAGAACACTAAGGTACTACAATTCGGGGTTGGCTATAAACTGGGTTGTGtgatttggtaaaaaaaaaagaaaaagaaagttacCTTTTAGGCTCGTACAACTGGCTTACCATGTTATAATGATGTAGGCTAAACTGTGGAACTACTGCAGGTCACGAATCTGGAGAGGTCATACTTCAAAATGTGGAACTTGTACTGTGTGGGCAATCATCCTCAGCCCTTCAAAGTGACAGAAAACGATAATGAGTTCCCATACGATCGATAGACCAACAATGAGAGTTGCTTAATCCCATTGGATTTGTTTTCCAAATGCACTGTAACACTTGAGTTTGCCCGGTTATTAGCTTAGGTAGAGATTGTTTTATGAAGAGGCAAAGTTTGTAGTCGAGGGAGGCGGGCTTATGTAGTATTAGTATACAGTGTGTTGTTGGACCTAAATATATATGGCGCTCTACCTGTTGGCAATTTCTATCGTAATTAAGATGCATAAGCCATGGCTGCCAGTGGAGATGCATGTCAAGAGATTGATCCTATCCACCACATCAAATACATTATTTAAGTTAGTCTAATTGGCCGAATGACTTGCCTAGCATGATGGAATGAATCATGGAACCTTACTAGCTTGTCGGCTACTCGACAAGCTATCAAGTATAGAAAAGAACTCAAAGATTgtgttaatttattttaatcaaatttgCAAAAGTTTCGAAAAGTCAATCGATCATTTGTTAAAACAAATTGTTTTGATGCATCATTTCCTTGAGCATTTACAACATTATCTAACACCGATCATTTCCTCAAGCATTTACAACACATTAGAATCATAGGCAGCACTAAGACAATCATTTAACATACACGATAAACTTAACAACCAGAACCAAATCATTTCCTCAAGCATTTACAACACGGTAGAATTATAAGCACACTTTATTTTGACTAATCAGATAACAAACACCCAACTTTTTACAGAGCATAACATAGATCATAGACATGTCCAAAGGCCTAAGTTTATGAGCAAAAAAAAAGCATATACATAACAGCAAAAGGTAGGAAAATACAACATGAAGCTTTTTAAAAATCCTCATCCAGCTTGAACTCATGGTTAGCTTCGTGGCTATTCAAACTCGACATCACAGAAGCCATCTGGTACTCCCCCACTCTCTTTTCAAAAAAGTTGGTCTTCCCTTGCAGCGAGATGAGCTCCATCCAGTCAAAAGGATTGCTTACCATGTACATATTTTCATACCCTAAAGCCCTTAGAAGATGATCTGCAACGAACTTAATGTACTGGCTCATGAGTTCACTATTCATCCCAATAAGGGCAACAGGAAGGGAATCACAGACAAATTCCCGCTCAATATCAACAGCGTCGGCAACGATAGACCGCACCCTTTCCTCTGAGAGCTTACTACGGAGGAGGCTATAGAGGAGACAAGCAAATTCACAATGAAGACCTTCATCACGAGATATGAGTTCATTTGAAAAGGTAAGGCCCGGCATCAATCCACGCTTCTTTAGCCAGAAGATAGCACAGAAGGAACCAGAAAAGAAAATGCCCTCGACGCAAGCAAAGGCAACGAGTCGCTCGGCAAAGGATTCGGATGATTCAATCCATCGCAGAGCCCAATTAGCCTTGCGAGCGACGGAAGGAATAGTCTCGATAGCATCGAAGAGATGCTCCTTCTCATTGTTGTCCTTGATGTAGGTATCAAGAAGAAGCGCGTACATCTCAGTGTGAATGCCCTCAATCGCCTTCTGGAAGTCATAGAAGGTGCGGGCCTCGAAGAGTTTCACCTCTTGAGAGAACCGAGCGGCAAGGTTCTCTATCACGATGCTGTCGGAGGCAGCGAAGAAGGCCAGAACACGGGAGATGAAGTGGCGCTCATCGGAGGAGAGGCGATGGTGCCAGTCCCCGAGGTCCTGCGAGAGATCAACTTCCTCCGCAGTCCAAGAAGAGGCCTGGGCCTTTTTGTATAACTCCCAAATGGACGGGTAGGCGATGGGAAAGGAACGGAAGCGTTTGGACTTCGGTGCCAACAAGGGCTCGTACTCCGCTTCTCCTCCGACGGCGGGGACGGGGGCGGCAGGGGCGAAGGAAGGTGGCACCGACGGCATGGTAGAGAACCGAATTATTCGAAAAGGAATCGGAGAGAAAAGTTGGGGTGTGATAGGGCAGAGAGAGAGAGGTGTCGAATTTATATAGAGAAGATTTCAGTGAAATTTTTTCTTAACAATTTATTTAAGAAAtactgttaaaaaaaaaaaaaaaaaaagaagagcatCTAATCGGATCTAAATTAAACTTCCTTTTTTTCGTTTTTAATTACCAAACCAAACTATTTTTTTTCAAGAAATTTGCGTTTTTGATTTGTAAATATAACAAATAATTATGTCAATGTAATATATACAAAGAAATAGATGTCTTCCATGTTTACGGTTAGCCTTTAAATTTAAGAGAATACGAGGTGGAAGTGCAAATAAATGCAGGAGGAAATGCATAACGTGATGCAATGTAATACATGTTTTTGACTAGAAGCAAATGAAATAATAAGCAAAAAGAATTAGGAGGGGGAAATTTGATAATAATACATTGAATTCAGCGAATAATTACTTTATCTCCAACGCGAGCACCGTATACAGATTTGTACATAGGAATCATTCACCAAATTAAACACAATGATTCTACGcataagatcatgttattagaaaaaaatatggaaccgtcacatcaacggccccctagagccggtcccacggatatggagggaggtaaatacaggtacacagctgaaagcgcatagGATCATGTTATTAGGATTGGGTGACGCTGAGGGCAAATGTATTCACTTTTTACCACCATGTTATTAGTCACCAAATGTTCCTGATCtcatccggaagctgagtcagacagaGGCCGACCGCGCTGTCCACGGTATTGACGAAAAGTCGTTGAAGCGCTCTGCTGACCCGGCACCTCCCGGAAGGGTTCCCACGAGCGAATGACGGGGGATGATGACTGGGATGGCGCGGCGAGgcttctgcacacactcagacgagcccacctAACGTTAAAGGCCAGAAACtcgggaaaaagtccccggagcatgctctccgacgctcaagtcaggtactttttccctagaagaaCAGTAAAGCAGAAGGAAAAAGGTAAAAGACTGATGCGAAAAagtgagtgagcgtacctgcgtaagggagaagacctccctttttatatgacaacgCATACTTCTGGAATCTGATGGGTGTTAGGGAATGTCGCGCATCAGagtttgtctggcggtgaatgacacatgTCATCTTATGAGAGGCCTAAGGAAGGTTCCGTTATCATCAAGCTACAGACCGTTgacatattccctgacatgccCCAGTTATTCCCTGACAGGTGGTTATGATCCTCTAGCTTGATTGTCGTGTAGTGCTAATACTGTCCGGGTGTAAGGGGAAAAGCTCCTGATGACTGGCAGTCTGAAACTCTTTTCTTATATATCCTGCCCTGTAAATCCAGACTTGTAAGTCTCGACTTGTACATCCGTAATCACTTACCTGTAGTCCTTAATCCGCAATCCCCGATTTGTAATCCCTGctctgtaaatcctgacctgtaagtCCGTAATCACTTACCTGTAGTCCTTGATCCGCAATCTCTGATCTATAATCCCTGCTCTATAAATCCCGACCTGTAAGTCCCAATCTGTATATTCGTAATCACTTACCTGTAGTCCTTGATCTGCAATCCCTAATCCCTGCTATGTAAATCTCGACCTGTAAGTCCCAACCTGTATATCCGTAATCATTTACCTATAGATCTTGCGTAAGTCTCGTCCTATGAACCCTGACCTGTAATCCTGATCTACATATCCCGCCTTGTATGCCCTGCCAGACCTATAAGTCCCGACCTGCTCATATCTTACCGACTTGTACTGACCTGTGTGTCTCTTACCCTATGTGTCATACCCTGTACGACCGGACGGTATTTGATGAACGGTCTTCGGCGATACACCCCTTCTCCTTTTGATTTCTAACTGCCATGTCCTCCTAACTTTGGACTACCACGtcttttgacttttgactgtcatgtCCTCTCGACTTTTGACTATCATACCCCTTTGATTTTTGACCGCCAcgcccttttgacttttgaccatcTCGTCcacttgacttctgaccgtcacgtccccttgacttccaCCTGGCTAGCTTCTCTGGGCCTACCCTTATGCACCGTATCAGTTCCCTTGGGATGGTGCAGCGGTTGAGACATGAGTTGTTATCACATGAAGTCTTGGGGTCGAAATTTGGCGTGTCCGAGCATATTTTCCCCATGTCTTAGCCGCTTACACTAATGATTAGTAACTACTCATGATTTGCCTCCTCTGTATTGGTTTAGGGACAGATTGACGGGAGTGCTAAAGATGAGCAAATTATTTTTTACCACATGTTATTAGTTGAGTTACGGTCGTGATTTCTCAAGTCTCTCTCTCATCGAATGAGTAGAGATTCTGATTAATCTTAATCCAGCGGAGATCCACCCCTTATAGGTAGAGATTGTTGTTTTATGAAGAGGCAAAGTTTATAGTAAAGGGAGGccggctatatatatatatatatatatatatatatatatatatatatatatatatatatatatatatatatatatatatatatatatatatatatatatatatatatatatggctgCTAGTGAAGGTGCATGTCTAGAGATTGATTCTATCCTCCACATCAAATACCTTATTCAAATTAGTCTAATTGGCTGGAATGACTTGCCTAGCATGTTGGAATGAGCCATAGAACCTTATTGGCTTGTCAGCTCCTACATATTCCTCATCAAGTATTAGTCTATTTGGATTGTCCAACTACTTCTTCTACTTGTCAACTTAATTTATTAGTCTATTTGGAATGTCCATCTGCTTCTTCAGTTAATTCGACTTTACAAGGCAGTGCCCCACTCCTAATATTGGGATAGTGAGGCCGTACACTCGAGGTCGGTGGGATTCACCACTCTAATGTGAAAGATAGGGGCATTGCTTATACAGACAGACTGAAATTAATCCTATTTCTTCTGTTTGGCCACTTCAATTTGCATAATACATTTGTCCGATATATATGATTAATTGATTAGTCAAAAcataataagaaaagaatataaaatacataaatataaaaatactgtgttctttatcatatttatatGCATCTTCATTATTCTATGGTATGCATTGCTCTTTAGGACCATAAGATTGATGTTTGATTTAGGAGACAAATTTTCATCTTCGTCccttttagattttgattttttgatAATGTAACTTAAATCAAATATGTCTTTGAAGATGTTGCATGGAGTATGCACGACAGTAGTCATAAGAAACTTCAAACTTGAGTTGGCCATTATGTTTAGAAAAGACCTCAAAGATTGTGTTAACTTAAAACAAATTGTTTTGATGCATCATTTCCTTAAGCATTTACAACATCGTACATCATCTAACATCGATCATTTCCGCAAGCATTTACAACACATTAGAATCATAAGCACCACTAAGGCAATCATTTAACATACATGATAAAATTAACCACCACCGATTTGTAGATGATAGCGGGTCCCACCTAAGGAAGGTCAAAGTCATGAAAATCAGATGATGTGGAGGACGCGGTCCAGCGTATGGTCGAACGGATAAACGGGCTAGCGCATGGTCGAGCGGACCACTGAGCCAGTGCATGACCGAACAGACAAATGAACCAGCGTATGGCCAAACGGACCAATGAGCCAACACATGGCTGAGCGGATTGACATACAGTGAAACACAGGATAGCCAGAAGGAGCAACGTGCATTTGAGCCGATTGAGGATAAGTCTGtcggtgcaggttgcactaatggtctaactcaagttttgataaatgacaagtgagttgAGTTAGGTGTTGTTGTGAcctaaccactttaccaagtgtgcaggagttgacatgTCTGAGGAAGTCCAGATAGAGCAACGGGCTGACCCGATATTTagcaagaagtctagctaggtctcGGAAGAagcttttagtggattatccatcgataggtccgcaggacctgggtcttggagtaggagttgtcgaaggctctgaaccaagcaAACCGCCTGTGTCTTTTATTCTTGGTTTTCTATTTTCGACTTCGTACGTATTTTCCGATGCGCGCACTAACGATTTTAAACCCGAGAAAAGTaatttttgaaaaccacatgattcaccctccCCTCACGTGTGTATCGATCCAACAAAGCCAAGTGGAGGGCGTAAGACCGGGCTAGCTCGGGTCGGACCCGCTTGGCCCCCAAGAGACCAGGGACGAgacgttgcggaagagtacaccggcggacgggaaggaagcatgcggtcgttctaagggacgagaagccggagcgaaagactactcgaagagcaagagacgcagctagcgagaaggtcagcacggggtgagaccgagggacgaagactgcggatgagtacactggcggatgagaaggaagcacgcgacgattctgaggggcgagaagccggagcggaagcctgctcgagaagaccggaagttgggttcaggtgagccctattccggatggcagagatcacccaagcgagcggagtcggagtagaagacccggaccgaggcgaactgaaccggagcagagggctcggaccaaaagtcaacttggttgactttagtTGTCTGGGCGTTCGGATCGTCTGGGCGCCCagaatcattccgggcgcccaagattgacttttgaccaggatcgtatTAAACATGATCCGCTgcgtaggggataaaattttatccctcccaaggtgctcggaacccttcggggcaccccgaccaaggttataaataaagccttggtccagaagctttcaacaAGAATAAGAATTATAATTCCAACATTTGAGTGGTTTCTATTAGAGTTGAGCTTCTAGTTTCTGCGCTGtcattgctataagaggcttctccacctgaaggagtatttagtgctacactttctttggattaacaaccatcttagttgtaaccaagtaaatcctgatGTGCCTCTTCCTTTCTGTGTTTTGTTTTAGTTAGTTACTctattatatgcaagtgttagtttaagagttcgagaaagggttgctTTTCGTTTTGCAGGaatatccaacccccttcaagctGACCCATCAGACCaacagaaaaccctagggggtggtaaccctaggtcctagggggtggtaaccctaagcgaaaagtcttggcggatcgagTGATTCGGgcaaaaccctagagtcggggactctaggtggaaagtcctggtgttgcgaaccaggtggaagactggaggAGTCATAGAGCGGGCAtccagcggaaagtcctggagcctcgcgcgctgagcaaaaatccagtcggtttggagggtcggtctggcaacaggtaaactctcctgagtggagtaggtgaggacacgctccccggtgagggaacaataggcgtcagttcgatctagggtttccggacagtaaatccaaagtcagaactgagcagtccgaagactgtcaaatgctttatttatcatgtctatattgtgctaactttattttgcagggtatggttggtttattggactaacatatgTTGCAAGAAGTGAATTGGACATGTTTGCCtcagatgaatagtacccgaggcgccctccatggagcttggaggcgcctcgggcatcCTCGTCGACAGCTCCGCAACAAAGGTGTGAGGGCACCTCCATGAATCTTGGAGGCGCCATGGACGTAGGTGGAGGGCGCCCGCCgtgcggttggaggcgccctcgggcGGATAAGTGGCGAAGAGTCAAAGTTTATCGACGCTGCGATTTTGGCGAGGTTGAGgacgccctccatggtgttggatgCACCCTCCGCAGGCTACTTAAGCCCAGTTCGAGCAGCATCCAGAAGACAATACAATTTGACAGCCCTTCTTTCGTGTGCTGCTTAAAGAACGATCCGACAAATGTATAACAAGACTCCGACGactagaagcttcaagtttactgtttttgttgtcggtataattttatttctgtttaatcttgtactttaaattgtaaagatttttcgagcttatagtgattgcccactgaaagcgatcaacgattacgggccttggagtacgagtcgccacaggctccgaaccaagtaaaaacccttggtgtttgtgtttgttATTTAATTTTCCGTTGTGTATTACTCGAAAGTTTTCCAAAATGAACATAAAAGTcatgaacgctattcaccccccctccctttggcgctttcgatcctacaaataaGTCAAGAACCTACAATTTGATCGATAGGTGATTTATTTCtcatttgttatagtttataCATTATAACTATatcatttatttatatattaaatctaatatatttatttaattggcAGGTTAATTCACCTTGTTTTAACTCTTTCCGTTTCTACAGTAACAACGGAACAACCATTTTCAGCTATGAAACTTGTTTAAATAACTCTTCGTAACAAGATGAGAGAAGAGTTTTTAGCAGATTCTATGGTCATCTACATCAAACGGGAGTTGGTTGTAAAAAttgataatgatataataattaattattttaattttaagaagaaTCTGTTGGTGTAATTTTTCTATGTCAAGGTTGGCtggtttgactaaacttgagttgactcaattttgaatcttgatgtttgagttttgatgtttggcaatatatagagattgcagatgtaatttttcatttggggagattgttggtgtaatttctctctggtcaaggtttgaccagtttgatgtgaagaaaaattaagtaggtcaaggttgaccgaatacttgattggaaagttctaactagaggttaggtaaagGCAAGTCCAAAAGAAAGGTTGACAGAAGATAAAAATCCAAGTGAGTtagtgttgaccggacacttagtgtgaaaagtcctggtgagtgaaggtaggtgatgaaaagtcttggtgggtgaagtcaggtgaaaagccctagtgagtaagctaggcagatggaaatcctagtgagtgaaactaggtgatgaaaagtcctgatgagtgaagctaggcagatggaaaatcttggtgagtgaagtcaggtgaaaagccttagtgagtgaagttaaacagtaagaaagtcctggtgagtgagcaGACAGATaaaaattcaggtgggtcaaaggttgactggatgtctGGTGATGGgatatccaagtaggtcaaggctgaccggacacttgacatgagatggtaagtccaagtgggtcaaggttgaccggacacttagcacgaggagaaaagtccaagtgagtcaaggttgaccagacacttggcacgagatggtaagttcAAGTGGattaaggttgatcggacacttggcacaagaagaaaagtccaagtggatcaaagaattgaccagatacttggtgaagaaatcccaacaggtcaaaattgactagatgctaggcaaggaggagttccaataggtcacggttgaccggatattggggaaggaaccctaggactCGAGTTCAGGAGTTAGGGTTGCTGAATCGCTTAGGATAAGCGATTCAGCAGGCTATAATCGATTACTGcatgcttaatcgattaagctagTTTTACGCGAGTGCACAGAGAGGTGCCTAATCG is a window encoding:
- the LOC121982234 gene encoding ribonucleoside-diphosphate reductase small chain-like; this translates as MPSVPPSFAPAAPVPAVGGEAEYEPLLAPKSKRFRSFPIAYPSIWELYKKAQASSWTAEEVDLSQDLGDWHHRLSSDERHFISRVLAFFAASDSIVIENLAARFSQEVKLFEARTFYDFQKAIEGIHTEMYALLLDTYIKDNNEKEHLFDAIETIPSVARKANWALRWIESSESFAERLVAFACVEGIFFSGSFCAIFWLKKRGLMPGLTFSNELISRDEGLHCEFACLLYSLLRSKLSEERVRSIVADAVDIEREFVCDSLPVALIGMNSELMSQYIKFVADHLLRALGYENMYMVSNPFDWMELISLQGKTNFFEKRVGEYQMASVMSSLNSHEANHEFKLDEDF